The Saccopteryx leptura isolate mSacLep1 chromosome 2, mSacLep1_pri_phased_curated, whole genome shotgun sequence genome has a window encoding:
- the LOC136395330 gene encoding arylacetamide deacetylase-like isoform X2: protein MGTKTVLLLLVGVLGAYYVYTPIPDSFEEPWRFMWMATQIKTVTNLAVFAEQLGISHFMDIGMLYMSSQEVPPTSDENVTVIETTFNNVLVRVYIPNRKSEALRRAWFNTDILSRRTANRLDAVVISTNYRLAPKYHFPIQFEDVYNSLKWFLHQDVLEKYGVDPKRIGISGDSAGGNLAAAVSQQVINDPDVKIKLKTQSLIYPALQTLDMNLPSFQENSHFPTLPKSLMVRFWSEYFTTDRTLEETMFFNQHVPEKSSHLFKFVNWSSLLPENFKKGHFYNSPTHGSSELANKYPGFLDVRAAPLLSDDSKLHGLPLTYVITCQYDVLRDDGIMYVSRLQNAGVRVTHNHIEDGFHGALSYYGFKIAYRIEDQYLSWLSKNL, encoded by the exons ATGGGAACAAAGACTGTTTTGCTTCTGCTGGTGGGCGTCCTTGGGGCATATTATGTGTATACACCTATCCCAGACAGTTTTGAGGAGCCATGGAGATTCATGTGGATGGCCACACAAATAAAAACTGTAACAAACTTG GCTGTATTTGCTGAACAATTGGGAATCAGCCATTTCATGGACATTGGAATGTTGTATATGAGTTCTCAAGAAGTCCCACCCACATCTGATGAAAATGTCACTGTAATAGAGACAACGTTCAACAATGTTCTTGTCCGTGTATATATACCAAATCGAAAGTCAGAGGCACTAAGAAGgg ctTGGTTTAATACTGACATTCTGTCAAGACGAACAGCTAATAGACTTGATGCTGTTGTCATTTCAACCAA CTATAGACTAGCACCTAAATATCACTTTCCAATTCAATTTGAAGATGTATATAATTCATTAAAATGGTTTTTACACCAAGATGTTCTTGAAAAATATGGTGTTGATCCTAAAAGAATTGGTATTTCTGGAGACAGTGCTGGAGGGAATTTAGCTGCTGCAGTATCTCAACAG GTCATAAATGACCCAGATGTCAAGATTAAACTCAAGACACAGTCTTTAATTTATCCTGCCCTTCAGACTCTTGATATGAATTTACCATCCTTTCAGGAAAACTCACATTTTCCAACTCTGCCTAAATCACTCATGGTCAGGTTTTGGAGTGAATACTTTACCACAGACAGAACACTTGAAGAAACCATGTTCTTCAATCAACATGTACCAGAGAAATCAAGTCATCTCTTCAAATTTGTTAATTGGAGTTCTTTGCTcccagaaaattttaagaaaggacACTTTTATAACAGTCCAACTCATGGTAGTTCTGAGCTAGCTAACAAGTATCCAGGGTTTCTAGATGTAAGGGCAGCCCCCTTGTTGAGTGATGACAGCAAGTTGCATGGTTTACCCTTGACCTATGTCATCACCTGTCAATACGATGTCTTACGAGATGATGGAATCATGTATGTCAGTCGACTTCAGAATGCGGGAGTCAGGGTGACCCATAACCACATTGAGGATGGATTCCATGGAGCACTTTCTTACTATGGATTTAAAATTGCATATAGAATAGAAGATCAATATCTGAGTTGGCTAAGTAAAAATCTATAG
- the LOC136395330 gene encoding arylacetamide deacetylase-like isoform X1 yields the protein MGTKTVLLLLVGVLGAYYVYTPIPDSFEEPWRFMWMATQIKTVTNLAVFAEQLGISHFMDIGMLYMSSQEVPPTSDENVTVIETTFNNVLVRVYIPNRKSEALRRGLFYIHGGGWCLGSAAWFNTDILSRRTANRLDAVVISTNYRLAPKYHFPIQFEDVYNSLKWFLHQDVLEKYGVDPKRIGISGDSAGGNLAAAVSQQVINDPDVKIKLKTQSLIYPALQTLDMNLPSFQENSHFPTLPKSLMVRFWSEYFTTDRTLEETMFFNQHVPEKSSHLFKFVNWSSLLPENFKKGHFYNSPTHGSSELANKYPGFLDVRAAPLLSDDSKLHGLPLTYVITCQYDVLRDDGIMYVSRLQNAGVRVTHNHIEDGFHGALSYYGFKIAYRIEDQYLSWLSKNL from the exons ATGGGAACAAAGACTGTTTTGCTTCTGCTGGTGGGCGTCCTTGGGGCATATTATGTGTATACACCTATCCCAGACAGTTTTGAGGAGCCATGGAGATTCATGTGGATGGCCACACAAATAAAAACTGTAACAAACTTG GCTGTATTTGCTGAACAATTGGGAATCAGCCATTTCATGGACATTGGAATGTTGTATATGAGTTCTCAAGAAGTCCCACCCACATCTGATGAAAATGTCACTGTAATAGAGACAACGTTCAACAATGTTCTTGTCCGTGTATATATACCAAATCGAAAGTCAGAGGCACTAAGAAGgggtttattttatattcatggtGGTGGCTGGTGTTTGGGTAGTGCTG ctTGGTTTAATACTGACATTCTGTCAAGACGAACAGCTAATAGACTTGATGCTGTTGTCATTTCAACCAA CTATAGACTAGCACCTAAATATCACTTTCCAATTCAATTTGAAGATGTATATAATTCATTAAAATGGTTTTTACACCAAGATGTTCTTGAAAAATATGGTGTTGATCCTAAAAGAATTGGTATTTCTGGAGACAGTGCTGGAGGGAATTTAGCTGCTGCAGTATCTCAACAG GTCATAAATGACCCAGATGTCAAGATTAAACTCAAGACACAGTCTTTAATTTATCCTGCCCTTCAGACTCTTGATATGAATTTACCATCCTTTCAGGAAAACTCACATTTTCCAACTCTGCCTAAATCACTCATGGTCAGGTTTTGGAGTGAATACTTTACCACAGACAGAACACTTGAAGAAACCATGTTCTTCAATCAACATGTACCAGAGAAATCAAGTCATCTCTTCAAATTTGTTAATTGGAGTTCTTTGCTcccagaaaattttaagaaaggacACTTTTATAACAGTCCAACTCATGGTAGTTCTGAGCTAGCTAACAAGTATCCAGGGTTTCTAGATGTAAGGGCAGCCCCCTTGTTGAGTGATGACAGCAAGTTGCATGGTTTACCCTTGACCTATGTCATCACCTGTCAATACGATGTCTTACGAGATGATGGAATCATGTATGTCAGTCGACTTCAGAATGCGGGAGTCAGGGTGACCCATAACCACATTGAGGATGGATTCCATGGAGCACTTTCTTACTATGGATTTAAAATTGCATATAGAATAGAAGATCAATATCTGAGTTGGCTAAGTAAAAATCTATAG